In Canis lupus familiaris isolate Mischka breed German Shepherd chromosome 24, alternate assembly UU_Cfam_GSD_1.0, whole genome shotgun sequence, a single genomic region encodes these proteins:
- the SLPI gene encoding antileukoproteinase precursor encodes MQSSSLFPLMLLVLGTLVPWTVEGVGNAWKAGLCPSVPPDRCLSGFEKFECRSDWQCPGRQICCSHACGIKCLDPVNVSNSIRMKPGRCPVVYGQCLMLNPPNHCETDRQCVSNLKCCKGMCGKACVDPE; translated from the exons ATGCAGTCCAGCAGCCTCTTCCCCCTCATGCTTCTTGTCCTGGGAACCCTGGTGCCTTGGACTGTGGAAGGTGTTGGAAATG CGTGGAAAGCTGGACTCTGCCCTTCTGTACCACCTGATCGGTGCCTTTCTGGATTTGAGAAATTTGAGTGCCGGAGTGACTGGCAGTGTCCGGGGAGGCAGATATGTTGCTCTCATGCTTGTGGAATCAAATGCTTGGATCCCGTTAATGTCTCCAACTCAA TTAGAATGAAGCCTGGCAGGTGTCCGGTGGTCTATGGCCAGTGTCTGATGCTCAATCCCCCCAATCACTGTGAGACAGACCGCCAGTGCGTGTCTAACTTGAAGTGCTGTAAGGGCATGTGTGGGAAAGCCTGTGTGGACCCTGAATAA